The Paraburkholderia bonniea genome includes a window with the following:
- a CDS encoding porin encodes MMKLTFPALVFPGAARALAFLLATWPASSDAQSSVTFYGVLDAGVTYVSNTGGASVVKFDDGVSYGNRWGIKGREDLGGGMAAVFALESGFRLGNGKLGFGGAQFGRQAYAGLSHPWGTVSFGNQLDMTQEMVSSYNISAWASGYAIHQGDLDRFNGDRMPHALKFLSNEFAGFKFGGMFSFGGIAGDFQRNSAYSFGAHYANGPFTVGAAYTQLNPPHGIYAFDPYAMLGTATFSGKPVISIDPASGTVTDLYASKPFPVERQATFGAGSSYQIGDVTLMGNFSLTTIHALDVSSQMTVLEGGALWQITPALSAIGGYQHSRFEGHHWNQGSLGLHYLLSKRTEMYVSGDYLKASAGVNAVTGYSFTPSSTASQANARLGVRHSF; translated from the coding sequence ATGATGAAACTGACATTCCCAGCGCTTGTTTTCCCCGGCGCAGCGCGCGCGCTAGCGTTCCTGCTGGCCACATGGCCTGCCAGCAGCGATGCCCAGAGCAGCGTGACGTTCTACGGCGTCCTCGATGCAGGCGTGACGTATGTCAGTAATACCGGCGGCGCATCCGTCGTGAAGTTTGACGATGGCGTGTCGTATGGCAACCGCTGGGGCATCAAAGGCCGCGAAGACCTGGGCGGCGGCATGGCAGCAGTATTCGCGCTGGAAAGCGGCTTTCGCCTCGGCAACGGCAAGCTCGGTTTTGGCGGCGCGCAGTTTGGCCGTCAGGCGTATGCCGGGTTGAGCCACCCATGGGGCACGGTGTCGTTTGGCAACCAGCTCGACATGACACAAGAAATGGTCTCGTCCTACAACATCTCCGCCTGGGCTAGCGGCTACGCGATTCACCAGGGCGACCTCGACCGCTTCAATGGCGACCGGATGCCGCACGCGCTGAAGTTTCTATCGAACGAGTTCGCAGGTTTCAAGTTCGGCGGGATGTTTTCGTTTGGCGGCATCGCTGGCGATTTTCAGCGCAATAGCGCGTATAGCTTTGGCGCGCACTACGCCAACGGGCCGTTCACCGTTGGCGCGGCTTATACCCAGCTAAACCCGCCGCACGGCATCTATGCCTTTGATCCTTACGCGATGCTTGGCACAGCGACATTTTCTGGCAAGCCGGTAATCAGCATTGATCCCGCGAGCGGAACCGTGACTGATCTTTACGCCAGCAAGCCGTTTCCGGTAGAGCGGCAAGCCACATTCGGCGCAGGTTCGAGCTATCAGATCGGGGACGTCACGTTGATGGGCAATTTCTCGTTGACGACGATCCACGCGTTGGATGTGTCATCACAGATGACGGTGCTGGAGGGCGGTGCGCTCTGGCAGATCACACCTGCGTTGAGCGCGATTGGCGGCTATCAGCACAGCCGTTTTGAAGGCCATCACTGGAACCAGGGCTCGCTAGGTCTGCACTATTTGTTATCGAAACGGACAGAGATGTATGTCTCCGGCGATTACCTGAAAGCCTCGGCTGGGGTGAATGCGGTGACCGGCTACAGCTTCACACCGTCATCCACCGCCTCTCAGGCGAATGCGCGGCTCGGTGTACGGCATTCGTTCTAG
- the purU gene encoding formyltetrahydrofolate deformylase: MLETDRPHPFVLTVSCPAAAGQVAAVVSFLHERHGYIAELTVFDDEISRRFFLRCVFHGVSHGADTPWQIDVLRREFAPVAAAFSMDWAMHDVAARPRVWIMVSKLEHCLADLLFRWRMGELKMEIAGIGSNHRDLEPLAQQHGLPFCYLPVSAETRARQEAQLLDAFESSGAELMILARYMQILSDATSRKLVGRAINIHHSFLPGFKGARPYHQAHARGVKLIGATAHFVTDDLDEGPIIEQTVERVDHAYGPERLLAVGRDVECITLARAVKAFVERRVFINGERTVVL, encoded by the coding sequence ATGCTTGAGACCGACCGCCCTCACCCGTTCGTCCTGACCGTGTCATGCCCTGCCGCTGCGGGCCAGGTGGCTGCTGTGGTGAGCTTTTTGCATGAGCGTCATGGCTATATCGCCGAGCTGACGGTGTTCGATGACGAGATCAGCCGGCGTTTTTTCCTGCGCTGTGTGTTCCATGGTGTGAGCCACGGTGCGGATACGCCTTGGCAAATCGACGTGTTGCGCCGTGAGTTCGCGCCAGTCGCGGCTGCGTTCAGCATGGACTGGGCAATGCACGACGTCGCGGCGCGGCCCAGGGTCTGGATCATGGTGTCGAAGCTGGAGCATTGTCTGGCCGATCTATTGTTTCGCTGGCGTATGGGTGAGCTGAAGATGGAGATTGCTGGCATCGGCTCGAATCACCGGGATCTTGAGCCGTTAGCGCAGCAGCATGGCTTGCCGTTCTGTTATCTGCCTGTGAGCGCCGAGACTCGCGCGCGGCAGGAGGCGCAGTTACTCGATGCCTTCGAATCCAGCGGTGCGGAGCTGATGATTCTGGCGCGCTACATGCAGATCTTGTCGGATGCCACCAGCCGCAAGCTGGTGGGGCGCGCGATCAATATCCATCATTCGTTCCTGCCAGGTTTCAAGGGGGCGAGGCCTTATCACCAGGCGCATGCGCGAGGCGTCAAGCTGATTGGCGCAACCGCGCATTTCGTCACCGACGATCTCGATGAGGGGCCAATCATCGAGCAAACCGTCGAGCGGGTCGATCATGCGTATGGCCCGGAGCGCTTGCTGGCGGTGGGGCGCGATGTTGAATGCATCACGCTCGCGCGGGCGGTGAAGGCGTTTGTCGAGCGCCGGGTGTTTATCAACGGTGAGCGTACCGTGGTGCTGTGA
- a CDS encoding glycine betaine ABC transporter substrate-binding protein, which translates to MNRWRRWLCLGATANALLASAAALAQTSAAAPARPTIKIGYVEGWDDSVATSNIAARVIEKRLGYPVQLVPVAAGIMWQGVARGDLDATLSAWLPVTQGAYWAQFQHKVKNLGANFPNARIGLVVPVTATEKSIADLAASKAAYGSRIVGIDAGAGVMQKASEAINTYQLGYQLMPSSGSAMTIELARALQAHKPVVVTGWAPHWMFAKWQLKFLDDPKQVFGAAEHVDNVIHPGLENKAPPVVAFLKRFQWKPGEIEQVMLASENGVKPAVAAEAWLTTHPERLKDWLAGVTPRP; encoded by the coding sequence ATGAACCGATGGAGACGCTGGCTTTGCCTTGGCGCAACCGCAAACGCCCTGCTGGCTTCAGCCGCTGCGCTAGCGCAGACGTCTGCTGCAGCACCCGCCCGGCCGACGATCAAGATTGGCTACGTCGAAGGCTGGGACGACAGCGTGGCGACCTCGAACATCGCCGCGCGAGTGATCGAGAAACGTCTGGGCTACCCGGTGCAGCTCGTACCTGTCGCAGCAGGAATCATGTGGCAGGGCGTGGCCCGGGGCGATCTCGATGCCACGCTGTCCGCATGGCTGCCCGTCACCCAGGGCGCGTACTGGGCCCAGTTTCAGCACAAAGTCAAAAACCTCGGCGCGAATTTCCCCAACGCGCGCATCGGCCTGGTTGTCCCCGTCACCGCAACAGAAAAAAGCATCGCTGATCTAGCCGCCAGCAAAGCCGCGTATGGCAGCCGGATCGTCGGCATAGATGCCGGTGCGGGCGTCATGCAAAAAGCCAGCGAAGCCATCAATACCTATCAGCTCGGCTATCAGTTGATGCCTAGCTCAGGCAGCGCAATGACCATCGAACTGGCACGCGCGCTGCAAGCGCACAAGCCGGTAGTGGTCACCGGCTGGGCACCGCACTGGATGTTCGCCAAATGGCAACTGAAGTTTCTCGATGATCCGAAACAGGTGTTTGGCGCAGCGGAGCACGTCGATAACGTGATCCATCCCGGGCTGGAGAACAAGGCACCGCCAGTGGTCGCCTTTCTTAAACGGTTTCAGTGGAAACCCGGCGAGATCGAACAGGTGATGCTCGCCAGCGAGAACGGCGTCAAGCCCGCTGTCGCCGCTGAAGCCTGGCTCACGACACATCCCGAACGGTTAAAAGACTGGCTGGCAGGCGTAACGCCGCGCCCCTGA
- a CDS encoding hybrid-cluster NAD(P)-dependent oxidoreductase, translating into MMRDAADAASFAGLFEPFHSRVTQVRFWDTLPARWSSDDEESLVCCQVRQETHDVKSFFFRSPQGRAFVFEPGQFITLELEIDGVTLNRCYTISSSPTRPHTLSITVKRVPGGRVSNWLHDNLQTGVSVRVLGPAGDFTCARHPARKYLFLSAGSGITPLMSMSRAHHELSEDRDIVFVHSARTPDDIIFARELDLIAANQSQFRTSFVCERLGQRTNWPGVTGFLSLPLLKLIAPDFAEREVFVCGPAPYRQAVRALLEEGGLDTRQYHEESFSFETLSATATASPLAPELDSTAGIAGTTETTTASTTASTTASTTIATFAVSFTRSHREIVCASGQAVLDAARQAGLRLPASCTQGMCGTCKVKLVSGEVEMKHQGGIRQREIDQGMVLLCCSTPRSDLVIDK; encoded by the coding sequence ATGATGCGCGATGCGGCAGATGCGGCGAGCTTCGCCGGCCTGTTTGAACCGTTTCATAGCCGCGTGACCCAGGTGCGCTTCTGGGACACGCTGCCCGCACGCTGGAGCAGTGACGACGAAGAAAGCCTGGTGTGCTGCCAGGTGCGGCAGGAAACCCACGACGTCAAAAGTTTCTTTTTCCGCTCGCCGCAAGGCCGGGCGTTTGTGTTCGAACCGGGCCAGTTCATCACGCTTGAGCTTGAAATCGACGGCGTGACCCTCAACCGCTGTTACACGATTTCATCGTCACCGACTCGGCCCCATACGCTCTCGATCACGGTGAAGCGTGTGCCAGGCGGGCGCGTATCGAACTGGCTGCACGACAACTTGCAAACAGGCGTCAGCGTGCGCGTGCTTGGTCCAGCGGGGGATTTCACCTGCGCCCGGCATCCGGCGCGCAAGTATTTGTTTCTCTCGGCGGGCTCTGGCATTACTCCGCTGATGTCGATGAGCCGCGCGCATCACGAACTCAGCGAAGACCGCGACATCGTTTTCGTGCACAGCGCGCGCACGCCCGACGACATCATCTTTGCCCGCGAACTCGACCTGATCGCCGCGAACCAGAGCCAGTTCCGCACCTCATTCGTGTGCGAACGGCTGGGGCAGCGCACCAACTGGCCTGGCGTGACGGGCTTCCTGAGCTTGCCGCTGCTTAAGCTGATCGCCCCGGATTTTGCTGAGCGTGAAGTGTTCGTTTGCGGCCCCGCGCCATACCGGCAAGCCGTGCGTGCGCTGCTGGAGGAGGGCGGGCTCGATACCCGGCAGTATCACGAAGAAAGTTTTTCGTTTGAAACGCTGAGCGCCACCGCGACGGCTTCACCGCTCGCACCTGAGCTAGATAGCACCGCAGGCATTGCGGGCACCACCGAAACCACCACCGCCAGCACGACCGCCAGCACGACCGCCAGCACCACCATCGCCACATTTGCCGTGAGCTTCACCCGCAGCCACCGCGAGATCGTCTGCGCCAGCGGCCAGGCCGTGCTGGACGCCGCACGTCAAGCCGGTCTGCGCTTGCCCGCGTCGTGCACCCAGGGCATGTGCGGCACCTGCAAGGTGAAACTGGTTTCAGGCGAAGTCGAGATGAAGCACCAGGGCGGTATCCGCCAGCGCGAGATAGATCAGGGGATGGTGCTGCTGTGCTGCAGTACGCCACGCTCTGATCTGGTGATCGACAAATAA
- a CDS encoding aromatic ring-hydroxylating oxygenase subunit alpha, whose product MNLPAEIHSLVERRQPGYSLEAPFYLSEAIFALDMQAIFQQHWIQVAVEPDIPEAGDYITVELGQDSILIVRDDDLQIRAFHNVCRHRGARLCNEERGSLGNIVCPYHSWTYGLNGELMFAEHMGEHFERCKHSLKTVHVENLAGLIFVCLAEHPPTDFAQMRRAMEPYLLPHDLANCKIAATVDLIEDGNWKLTMENNRECYHCVANHPELTISLYEYGFGYQPTAANAEGLAAFKRTCATRSAQWHLLNLPSAEIEHLSDITGFRTQRLPLDRSGESQTLDAKIASKKLLGQFSNADLGGLSFWTQPNSWHHFMSDHIVSFSVLPLSAGKTLVRTKWLVHRDAKEGIDYDVKHLTAVWHATNDQDRTLVEYSQRGVASSAYQPGPYSPYTEGLVEKFSAWYIARLAAYLEQGPTHHANHAHHVNQPPLEGPPSAARHVRHHLSVVPQ is encoded by the coding sequence ATGAATTTGCCCGCTGAGATTCACTCTCTGGTTGAACGACGCCAGCCTGGTTACAGCCTCGAAGCGCCGTTCTATTTAAGCGAAGCGATTTTCGCGCTAGATATGCAGGCGATCTTCCAGCAGCATTGGATCCAGGTGGCCGTCGAGCCGGATATCCCCGAAGCCGGTGATTACATCACCGTCGAATTAGGCCAGGACTCGATCCTGATCGTGCGCGACGATGACCTGCAAATCCGCGCGTTCCATAACGTCTGCCGCCATCGCGGTGCGCGTCTGTGCAACGAAGAGCGCGGCTCGCTGGGCAATATCGTGTGCCCTTATCACAGCTGGACCTACGGTCTGAACGGCGAGCTGATGTTTGCCGAGCACATGGGCGAACACTTTGAGCGCTGCAAGCACAGCCTGAAAACCGTCCACGTCGAAAACCTCGCTGGGCTGATTTTTGTCTGCCTCGCTGAACACCCCCCAACTGATTTCGCGCAAATGCGCCGTGCGATGGAGCCTTATCTCTTGCCGCACGATCTGGCGAACTGCAAGATCGCCGCCACGGTTGATCTCATCGAAGACGGCAACTGGAAGCTGACGATGGAGAACAACCGCGAGTGCTATCACTGCGTGGCCAATCATCCCGAACTCACGATCTCGCTCTACGAATACGGCTTCGGCTATCAGCCCACCGCAGCGAATGCCGAAGGCCTCGCCGCGTTTAAACGCACTTGTGCTACGCGCAGCGCGCAATGGCATCTGCTGAATCTGCCCTCAGCCGAGATCGAACATCTGTCTGACATCACCGGCTTTCGCACCCAGCGTCTGCCGCTTGACCGCAGCGGCGAATCACAAACGCTCGACGCGAAGATCGCCTCGAAAAAACTGCTGGGCCAGTTCAGCAATGCCGATCTTGGCGGCTTGTCGTTCTGGACGCAGCCAAATTCCTGGCATCACTTCATGAGTGACCACATCGTCTCGTTCTCAGTCTTGCCACTGTCAGCAGGAAAAACGCTGGTGCGCACCAAATGGCTGGTGCACCGCGACGCGAAAGAAGGCATTGATTACGACGTCAAACACTTGACCGCCGTGTGGCATGCAACCAATGACCAGGACCGGACGCTGGTTGAATATTCGCAGCGCGGTGTAGCGAGCAGCGCATATCAACCGGGCCCGTATTCGCCGTACACCGAAGGGCTGGTTGAAAAATTCAGCGCCTGGTATATCGCTCGTCTCGCGGCGTATCTGGAGCAGGGCCCGACGCATCACGCCAATCACGCGCATCACGTGAATCAGCCCCCGCTTGAAGGGCCACCCAGTGCCGCCCGCCACGTGCGGCACCACCTCAGCGTCGTGCCGCAATGA
- a CDS encoding electron transfer flavoprotein subunit alpha/FixB family protein: MNAPLKRINPRRPYVLTSGGLRRITLGALSSAGEPGTYQENQAHQAHQTSHTGQHPAAKPRRTSTAPQRALLAVVQSERGGLDEHARQVCAAAALIADASTQVVLLVFGELKDDAAALGADKVIVLPDFDTRAFRPEHALQTLVACVAQIDPAHILMPDTLTGTGDLGRRFAASAGVSIACHVVELDASHVSVYVQAQQHLASRALPTLILLEPGTVDTRLPFAGAGERIELAGVTPRGTHHAAYQDHGIEEVDVAQLALAEADFIVSAGHGVTDISSFEALASAFGAAIGASRVAVDNGHFSRERQIGATGTTVEASVVIAFGISGAVQHLQGIKDCRHVIAVNLDSSAPMVKRANLTIIDDAQTLMAALLDALASAKTRAQSGPTAPPLPASAVLTATTTATPASAPGQASVLEGAAA; encoded by the coding sequence ATGAATGCCCCGCTTAAACGTATCAATCCACGCCGGCCTTATGTGCTCACTTCCGGAGGGCTGCGACGCATCACGTTAGGCGCGCTGTCCAGTGCCGGTGAGCCAGGCACGTATCAAGAGAATCAAGCGCATCAAGCGCATCAAACAAGCCACACCGGTCAACACCCCGCAGCGAAACCACGCCGCACATCTACCGCACCACAGCGCGCGCTTCTGGCCGTGGTGCAGAGCGAACGGGGTGGGCTCGACGAGCACGCCCGCCAGGTTTGCGCCGCAGCGGCGCTGATTGCTGACGCCAGCACTCAAGTGGTTCTACTGGTGTTCGGCGAACTGAAAGACGATGCGGCTGCGCTTGGCGCGGACAAAGTCATCGTGCTGCCAGACTTCGACACTCGCGCGTTCAGGCCCGAGCACGCCTTGCAAACGCTTGTTGCCTGCGTTGCGCAGATCGACCCGGCGCATATCCTGATGCCCGATACGCTGACCGGCACAGGCGATCTTGGCCGCCGCTTCGCGGCTTCGGCGGGGGTGAGCATCGCCTGTCATGTGGTTGAACTGGATGCATCGCACGTGAGTGTTTATGTTCAGGCGCAGCAACATCTGGCGAGCCGTGCATTACCGACTCTGATCCTGCTTGAACCGGGCACGGTCGATACACGTTTGCCGTTTGCTGGCGCGGGCGAGCGCATCGAACTCGCTGGCGTCACGCCACGCGGCACACATCACGCGGCCTATCAGGATCACGGCATCGAAGAGGTGGATGTGGCCCAGCTAGCGCTGGCCGAAGCCGATTTCATCGTCTCCGCGGGCCATGGCGTGACCGACATCAGCAGCTTCGAAGCACTCGCAAGCGCATTCGGCGCGGCCATCGGTGCCAGCCGAGTTGCCGTTGATAACGGCCACTTCAGCCGCGAGCGGCAGATTGGCGCGACGGGCACCACGGTCGAAGCCAGCGTGGTGATCGCATTCGGCATCTCTGGCGCAGTCCAGCATTTGCAGGGCATCAAAGATTGCCGTCATGTGATCGCCGTGAATCTCGACAGCAGCGCACCGATGGTCAAGCGCGCGAACCTGACCATCATCGACGATGCCCAGACGCTGATGGCCGCGCTGCTCGACGCGCTCGCCAGCGCCAAGACCAGGGCGCAAAGCGGACCAACGGCACCGCCCTTGCCTGCAAGCGCTGTGCTTACAGCTACAACTACAGCTACGCCCGCATCTGCGCCAGGACAGGCCAGCGTGCTCGAAGGAGCTGCCGCATGA